Proteins encoded by one window of Schistosoma mansoni, WGS project CABG00000000 data, chromosome 3 unplaced supercontig 0044, strain Puerto Rico, whole genome shotgun sequence:
- a CDS encoding retrotransposon protein (fragment), protein MAAPLNTLLGKYVNIKCTDKCQQSFDQLKEFLSSTPISTYSGYSHTNAHFILAINTSGWAMVSVLPQFYPDGRRKVMAYGSPMLRESKKNRCTTQEEMLIVA, encoded by the coding sequence ATGGCAGCTCCCCTTAATACCCTGTTAGGAAAGTACGTTAACATAAAATGCACTGATAAGTGCCAACAATCTTTCGATCAATTGAAGGAGTTTCTAAGTTCGACACCGATTTCTACATATTCAGGCTATTCTCACACTAATGCCCATTTTATCTTGGCCATCAATACAAGTGGTTGGGCTATGGTCTCTGTACTACCACAATTTTATCCGGACGGGAGGAGGAAAGTTATGGCGTATGGCAGCCCAATGTTACGTGAATCAAAGAAAAATCGCTGCACAACACAAGAGGAAATGCTAATAGTCGCTTAA